In a genomic window of Struthio camelus isolate bStrCam1 chromosome 16, bStrCam1.hap1, whole genome shotgun sequence:
- the AKAP1 gene encoding A-kinase anchor protein 1, mitochondrial: protein MALRFRTFFPYALPGVLALLGWWWFFSRKKEHGNNHDRRAIAITEEQQVELPVNGSSPRTEAHAPQGLPLSSEEEHPENETSTSVLSAGSMTPSLMHQTHERLDFSQDLPAPAITTIQSSTLEDDSEKLERIGSQDESSVPACVSLPLVSKSAKCHISAVISPKQDSSSSATEGQWPSASVTLTQESSGVVEEVSNAEQSSDSSFKSPKESQMPETVLSDTGSVTALHLGLEKEASTPLAFLNSEVEEAVSGHRDSVVGMLSDSCMKSACLEQSKEEERSESIDSTVPVCQEEDAQPKGDELERERIGGVSLDKEEVEKIEQVAIQIISKVILAATEEVLSGSVSDVSSRICQAAASRAETPLERASIAASDQMLAVEPRGGDEHVAAKSGAVVSTSLQAEEHDQCVTYSSCLTHGRLSSPVQGDPKERQVKNCVHSESPGVGRTPIANHGGSLGESHVVMEDSGCSTCASEDGTSVEDPLQNTMLSVTSGQHSDSLSTSATQDTSAEQSSVPSEKPHTPKLPEDSKVPYSNGMLKEDSPDLRHDSNWTTETDGDHSGGSDVNSMDSVDSGCALGKTETHPNSKAGGESSKSELTIWEIEVPKHLVGRLIGKQGRYVSFLKQTSGAKIYISTLPYTQDFQICHIEGSQHHVDKALSLIGKKFKELSLTNIYAPPPPSLTLHSLPMTSWLMLPDGVTVEVIVVNQVNAGHMFVQQHTHPTFHVLRSLDQQMYVCYSQPGIPTLPTPVEVGVICAAPGLDGAWWRAQVVGYFKESSEVEIRYVDYGGYERVKIDTLRQIRSDFVTLPFQGAEVLLDNVVPLPDEDHFSSEADAAVSEMTRGTALLAQVTNYDSATGLPLIQLWSMMGDEVVSINRALVERGFAQWIDSY, encoded by the exons ATGGCTTTACGTTTCCGCACTTTCTTCCCATATGCCTTACCTGGAGTGCTGGCACTTCTTggctggtggtggtttttttcccgTAAAAAGGAGCATGGAAACAATCATGACAGGCGAGCAATAGCCATCACGGAAGAGCAGCAGGTAGAGCTGCCTGTGAATGGTTCATCACCTCGAACAGAAGCACATGCTCCTCAAggactgcctctctcctcagaAGAGGAACACCCAGAGAATGAAACCTCGACCTCCGTGCTGTCAGCAGGGTCGATGACGCCCTCTCTTATGCATCAGACTCACGAGAGGCTAGATTTCTCGCAGGACCTTCCAGCCCCAGCAATAACAACCATTCAGTCCAGCACCCTTGAGGACGACAGTGAAAAACTGGAAAGAATAGGCTCTCAAGATGAAAGCAGTGTCCCTGCTTGTGTCTCTCTCCCTTTGGTCTCGAAGAGTGCGAAGTGTCACATCAGTGCTGTGATCAGCCCTAAGCAGGATTCCAGCTCTAGTGCAACCGAAGGTCAGTGGCCATCAGCATCGGTGACACTAACACAAGAGTCTTCGGGAGTCGTGGAGGAGGTCAGCAATGCAGAGCAGTCAAGTGATTCTTCATTTAAATCCCCTAAGGAAAGCCAGATGCCAGAAACTGTGCTATCAGATACTGGCTCTGTGACAGCCCTCCATTTGGGATTGGAGAAGGAAGCCAGTACCCCACTAGCCTTTCTCAATAGTGAAGTTGAAGAAGCTGTATCAGGTCACAGGGATTCTGTAGTTGGGATGTTATCAGATAGTTGTATGAAGTCTGCCTGCTTGGAGCAGtccaaggaagaagaaaggtctgAGTCAATTGACAGTACTGTGCCTGTGTGTCAGGAGGAGGACGCACAGCCAAAAGGAGATGAATTGGAAAGAGAGAGGATTGGAGGAGTGAGTTTAGACAAGGAAGAAGTTGAGAAAATTGAGCAAGTAGCAATACAGATCATTTCCAAGGTCATTTTGGCAGCAACCGAGGAAGTGCTGTCTGGTTCTGTAAGTGACGTGTCCAGTCGGATCTGTCAAGCTGCAGCCAGCCGAGCTGAGACGCCTCTGGAGAGGGCAAGCATTGCTGCTTCTGATCAGATGCTTGCAGTGGAACCTAGGGGAGGGGATGAGCATGTTGCTGCCAAGAGTGGTGCAGTGGTATCTACATCCCTGCAAGCAGAGGAACATGATCAGTGTGTGACATATTCCAGCTGTTTAACACACGGCCGTTTATCCAGCCCAGTTCAGGGAGACCCAAAAGAGCGTCAGGTAAAGAACTGTGTACACAGTGAGTCCCCAGGAGTTGGTCGGACTCCTATTGCAAACCACGGAGGGTCCCTGGGAGAGTCACATGTGGTTATGGAGGACTCTGGGTGCAGCACATGTGCGTCCGAAGATGGGACAAGCGTTGAGGATCCATTGCAAAACACAATGCTGTCTGTCACATCAGGCCAGCATTCGGACTCACTGAGCACATCTGCAACCCAAGACACATCTGCTGAGCAGAGCTCAGTACCAAGCGAAAAGCCTCACACCCCGAAGCTACCTGAAGACAGTAAAGTGCCATACAGTAATGGGATGCTGAAAGAAGACAGTCCAGACTTGCGTCACGACAGTAACTGGACAACAGAGACAGATGGAGATCATTCAGGAG GTTCGGATGTAAATAGTATGGATTCTGTGGACAGCGGCTGTGCCCTGGGGAAGACAGAGACTCACCCGAACTCTAAGGCAGGAGGAGAATCCAGCAAGTCTGAGCTCACTATCTGGGAAATAGAGGTTCCAAAG CACTTAGTTGGCCGCTTGATTGGCAAACAAGGAAGGTACGTGAGCTTCTTGAAGCAAACATCTGGTGCCAAAATTTATATCTCAACACTACCTTATACCCAGGACTTCCAGATTTGCCATATAGAAG GATCCCAGCATCATGTAGACAAGGCACTGAGTCTGATTGGTAAGAAGTTCAAAGAACTCAGTCTCACCAACATATATGCTCCACCTCCCCCATCACTGACGCTTCATTCCCTCCCTATGACTTCCTGG CTGATGCTACCAGATGGAGTCACTGTAGAAGTGATCGTGGTTAACCAAGTCAATGCAGGGCACATGTTTGTACAGCAGCATACGCACCCCACTTTCCATGTCCTGCGTAGCCTGGACCAGCAGATGTATGTCTGCTACTCTCAACCTGGAATCCCAACCCTGCCAACACCTGTAGAAG TTGGTGTTATCTGTGCGGCTCCAGGTCTGGATGGGGCGTGGTGGAGAGCGCAAGTTGTTGGCTACTTCAAAGAGAGCAGTGAAGTGGAGATCAGATATGTGGACTATGGAGGATACGAGAGAGTGAAAATTGACACACTCAGACAAATCAG GTCTGATTTTGTAACACTACCTTTCCAAGGAGCAGAAGTTTTGCTAGACAACGTGGTGCCACTTCCAG ACGAGGATCATTTTTCATCAGAAGCTGATGCAGCTGTTAGCGAGATGACCAGAGGGACAGCACTACTGGCACAG GTCACAAATTATGACAGTGCAACTGGTCTGCCGCTGATACAGTTGTGGAGTATGATGGGAGATGAG GTGGTGTCGATAAACAGAGCTCTGGTGGAAAGAGGATTTGCTCAGTGGATTGACAGCTACTAG